From Bacteroidales bacterium, one genomic window encodes:
- the gldA gene encoding gliding motility-associated ABC transporter ATP-binding subunit GldA, with protein MSIVIQDLVKMYGDQPAVDAVSFDINSGEIVGFIGPNGAGKSTVMKIICGYISATSGSVTVNGFDVQKQSKEVRRSIGYLPEHNPLYLDMYVREYLTFVAGLYQLGSKIKGRVTEMIEATGLVSEQHKKIGFLSKGYRQRVGLAQALIHDPEVLILDEPTTGLDPNQIIEIRTLISEVGKSKTVLLSTHIMQEVEAICQRTIIINKGKLVANAAVKDVQKENSYDGQTVTVEFSTPVTETDLLEVHGVKKAIKLEGNKWLIYGQKDIDIRTSLFQLAVERKMAVLEMQQHEKTLEDVFHELTAGKKN; from the coding sequence ATGTCGATTGTTATACAGGATCTTGTAAAAATGTACGGGGATCAACCCGCGGTTGATGCGGTTTCATTCGACATAAATAGTGGAGAAATTGTTGGATTCATAGGTCCGAACGGTGCGGGGAAATCTACAGTCATGAAAATTATATGTGGCTATATTTCTGCAACATCAGGATCAGTAACAGTGAACGGATTCGATGTTCAAAAGCAATCCAAAGAGGTCCGCAGGAGTATCGGGTATCTCCCGGAACACAATCCGTTATACCTGGATATGTATGTTAGGGAATATCTGACATTTGTCGCCGGATTGTACCAATTAGGTTCAAAAATAAAAGGGCGGGTCACAGAAATGATTGAGGCTACGGGATTAGTATCGGAACAACATAAGAAAATCGGTTTTTTATCAAAAGGGTACAGGCAACGCGTCGGTTTGGCACAAGCATTGATCCATGATCCGGAAGTATTAATTTTAGATGAACCGACAACAGGGCTTGACCCAAATCAAATCATTGAAATAAGGACCTTAATTTCCGAAGTTGGAAAATCTAAAACAGTGCTGTTGTCCACCCACATCATGCAGGAAGTGGAAGCTATCTGTCAACGTACTATTATCATCAATAAAGGTAAACTTGTTGCTAATGCTGCTGTAAAAGACGTACAGAAAGAAAATTCTTATGACGGACAGACAGTGACGGTAGAGTTCAGTACACCGGTCACTGAAACAGATTTATTGGAGGTTCACGGAGTAAAAAAGGCGATAAAGCTGGAAGGAAACAAGTGGTTGATTTATGGTCAAAAAGATATCGATATACGTACTTCTTTATTTCAACTGGCAGTAGAAAGAAAAATGGCTGTATTGGAAATGCAGCAACATGAAAAAACGCTGGAAGATGTTTTTCATGAATTGACAGCAGGAAAAAAAAATTGA
- a CDS encoding twin-arginine translocase TatA/TatE family subunit, producing MNLYVLLGMIGPWQAVIIVVALLLLFGGRKIPELMKGLGQGMKEFKKATKDESGSANPQKEIESKTEE from the coding sequence ATGAACCTTTATGTTTTATTGGGGATGATCGGACCGTGGCAGGCCGTTATTATAGTTGTTGCTTTATTGCTTTTATTCGGAGGAAGAAAAATTCCCGAATTAATGAAAGGTCTTGGGCAAGGAATGAAAGAATTCAAGAAAGCAACCAAAGATGAGAGCGGTAGTGCTAATCCTCAGAAAGAAATCGAATCAAAGACTGAAGAATAA
- a CDS encoding PAS domain-containing protein has translation MYKLGFVCWLLCLMILPLKSNTVEKLQAQLSKLSDGKEKAAVLIKLAEKISAVDPLYALKYAEEALEYGERTQDKKVIADAQYVLVGAHFDAQNFQKSIEYALLCSSYYSAEKDYKHLASLYNTLSSALFYIGNQEQSDYYSEKCIQIAEKYEINDILNKQYYNRGTINLYRGNYLTSMDYAQRSLDLARSTNNQTYIAPSYDLMGELNRTMEQYRPAIDFLYHAQQIYLKNNNKERLGYNYINMGNMYLKLESWDSARICFNNALISFKEINHHGISNVYYGLTNYYKYKKDYDSAWIQIDKAIKLGLLSESKKELAAYYYEAGFIRYHQKKYQASLEYLYKSMDIAKQNNFTKTEENVSKLIGLDYAALSEYDSAYKYISQSVYLKDSIESSVKIMQKAYQFAEHSIREQIEKEIKIEKQKRNLWIIILCLCLLIILVLSVFIRTLAKRQRRIQTINAELKKYKANLEDIVEDKNRELVLSEQQIFNLSSNLPNGAIFRFVFENERDGKTLYISSGWEELTGQPVENSRDAISFFQNRIHPDDSKILLEQLSSAVRNKTVLDITYRYYKNNIEMRWFHLRAVAIDGSDELTYLDGYLVDETGQKQFEQELMSAKEKAEESDRLKSAFLANMSHEIRTPMNAIIGFSSVLLKEDHLAERKQKAYLELIQENCQNLLRLIDDILDLSQIEVEQLTLRIERCPISDIFKGVKEYFGPIVQSKYPHIELWIDEDSENSPLIIYTDIFRLKQIFLNLVENALKFTKKGYVRCGFSLDTPGFIHFYVMDTGIGIAPENIDIIFQSFRKIDHYSDGTGLGLAIVKKLLIQMGGTVWVESELEIGSSFHFTLPLPNNQ, from the coding sequence ATGTATAAACTGGGTTTCGTCTGTTGGCTCTTGTGTTTAATGATATTGCCTTTAAAAAGCAATACTGTTGAAAAATTGCAGGCCCAGCTTTCAAAGCTAAGTGATGGTAAAGAAAAAGCGGCAGTGTTGATCAAACTCGCAGAGAAAATTTCTGCTGTAGATCCGCTATATGCATTGAAATATGCTGAAGAAGCGCTGGAGTATGGAGAAAGGACACAGGATAAAAAAGTGATCGCCGATGCCCAATATGTTTTAGTGGGCGCCCACTTTGATGCCCAGAACTTTCAAAAATCAATAGAATATGCCCTACTTTGTTCCTCTTATTACTCCGCAGAAAAAGATTATAAACATTTGGCGTCACTCTATAATACACTTTCTTCTGCACTCTTTTATATCGGAAATCAGGAGCAGTCTGATTACTATTCAGAAAAATGTATCCAGATTGCTGAAAAATATGAAATAAACGATATCCTGAATAAACAATATTACAATAGGGGAACCATAAACCTATATCGGGGGAACTACCTGACTTCAATGGATTACGCACAAAGATCCTTAGATCTGGCAAGATCCACCAATAACCAGACTTACATTGCTCCCAGTTATGACCTGATGGGTGAATTGAACCGGACCATGGAACAATATCGTCCTGCCATTGATTTTTTATATCACGCACAGCAGATATATCTCAAAAACAATAATAAAGAACGATTAGGGTATAATTACATCAACATGGGAAACATGTATCTTAAATTGGAGTCCTGGGATAGTGCCCGAATTTGTTTTAATAATGCTCTAATATCATTTAAGGAGATCAATCACCATGGAATTTCAAATGTCTATTATGGTCTGACAAATTATTACAAATACAAAAAAGATTATGATTCGGCATGGATACAAATAGACAAAGCCATAAAATTAGGATTGCTTTCAGAATCAAAAAAAGAGCTGGCTGCATACTACTATGAAGCAGGCTTTATCCGCTACCACCAGAAAAAATACCAGGCCTCATTGGAATATCTGTATAAATCAATGGATATAGCGAAGCAGAATAACTTTACCAAAACAGAAGAGAATGTATCCAAGCTTATCGGTCTGGATTACGCTGCTTTATCCGAATATGACTCTGCGTATAAATATATATCACAATCTGTCTACTTAAAGGACTCTATTGAATCTTCGGTAAAGATCATGCAGAAAGCATATCAGTTTGCCGAACATAGTATACGGGAACAGATAGAAAAAGAAATAAAAATAGAAAAACAAAAACGGAATTTATGGATCATTATTCTATGCCTGTGCCTGCTTATTATCCTGGTATTAAGTGTATTTATCAGGACCTTAGCCAAGCGACAACGCAGGATACAAACCATTAATGCCGAACTGAAAAAATACAAAGCTAATCTGGAAGACATCGTAGAAGATAAAAACCGCGAACTGGTTTTAAGCGAACAACAAATCTTCAATTTAAGCAGTAATCTGCCCAATGGTGCTATTTTCAGGTTTGTTTTTGAAAATGAACGTGATGGAAAAACCTTATATATCAGTTCCGGGTGGGAAGAACTTACGGGACAACCTGTTGAAAATTCAAGAGACGCTATTTCTTTTTTCCAGAACAGGATACATCCTGATGATAGTAAGATACTATTGGAACAACTTTCTTCTGCTGTCCGGAATAAAACCGTTTTGGACATCACTTACCGTTATTATAAAAACAACATCGAAATGCGATGGTTCCATCTACGGGCAGTGGCCATTGATGGAAGCGACGAATTAACTTACCTTGACGGATACCTGGTCGATGAGACAGGACAAAAGCAGTTTGAACAGGAATTAATGTCTGCCAAAGAAAAAGCAGAAGAGTCTGACCGGTTAAAATCAGCTTTCCTGGCCAATATGTCTCATGAGATACGCACTCCTATGAATGCGATCATCGGTTTTTCTTCAGTTTTGTTGAAAGAAGATCATCTTGCCGAAAGAAAACAGAAAGCTTATTTGGAATTGATCCAGGAAAACTGCCAGAACTTATTACGGCTGATTGACGATATCCTTGACCTCTCCCAGATTGAGGTTGAACAATTGACCTTACGAATAGAAAGATGTCCGATCAGTGATATCTTTAAAGGTGTAAAAGAGTATTTTGGCCCTATTGTACAAAGTAAATATCCGCACATCGAATTATGGATCGATGAGGATTCGGAAAATTCTCCACTCATCATTTATACCGATATCTTCCGCTTAAAACAGATTTTTTTGAACCTGGTGGAAAATGCGTTAAAATTCACTAAAAAAGGATATGTCAGATGTGGATTTTCGCTCGATACACCCGGGTTTATACATTTTTATGTAATGGATACCGGTATAGGTATTGCTCCTGAAAATATCGATATCATCTTCCAAAGCTTCAGGAAAATCGACCACTACTCCGATGGAACAGGATTAGGGCTGGCTATTGTGAAAAAACTCCTGATCCAGATGGGTGGTACGGTCTGGGTCGAATCGGAATTGGAGATCGGATCTTCCTTCCATTTCACATTGCCCCTTCCCAATAATCAGTAA